In Edaphobacter aggregans, the sequence TAGGGGGCGTCCGCGGATTTACCCAGACCGACGACCGCGGCATTTATGAATTCGCCAATCTTCTTCCAGAAGACAACTTTCGCATCACAGTACAGGCCCGCCCCTGGTATGCCGCCACAGCCCAACAGGGCCGAGGCAACAACGTAACAGACACTTCATCGACACTCGACCCATCGCTCGATGTCACTTACCCCCTCCTCTGGTTTCCCGGTGTCGATGACCCCACTCAGGCAGAGACCATCACAGTCCATGCTGGAGAGACCTACCAGGCCGACTTTCACCTGACCCCCATTCCTTCCATTCATCTACGCATCCTTACGCCAGCCAGCGTTGACGCAAATGGTCGTGCCATTCCGGCCTTTCCCGTATTTGAGCGAATCATTCCCGGAGGCGGAGGCAATTTCGGCGGCGGCGGCCTCATGCCGATCGTCAACATGAACCAGCCAGGAGGCCAGATGGAGGTCTCGGGCCTCTCCCCCGGAACCTATCAGGTCCGCGTCCAGAGCCAGAATGGAGGCCCGCCCCGCTCCGCAGTCGTTGAAATCACCTCTGGCTCCGTCCGCACTCTGGATATGAGCGCCATCTCCTCCAGCACAGCCAACGTAACCATCCTTCTGGACGGTCTTCCCGATTCAGGCCCTGGAGAAAACTCCATCCAGGTCAGCCTCACTGATACCGAGACCGGTCAGCAATTCTTTCCTACCAACGGCCCTATGAACAATTTTGCCGGCCCTGCCAACCAGCGCCGTCGGCCAGGGAGTCCGCCTCCAGATCGCCCAGCTCCCCGTAGAGGTCGTGTCATCGAAGTCCCTCCCGGCCAGTATGAGGTCAGTCTCTTCGCCGGTCGCGCCAACGCCTATCTCACCGCAATCACAGCCCAGTCTGCCGACGTTCATGGCCGTCACGTCACCGTCCGCGCGGGTGACTCTACCCTGACGCTGCATGTGGCCGCCGGTCTCGCCACCCTCACCGGCAATGTTTCCCTGCACGACAAGCCCACCGTCGGAGCCACCGTTCTCCTCGTTCCCGCCTCGCTCGGTGACCCAGGTTCCTTTGCCTCCATTGGCCAGGACCAGTCGAACACCGACGGCAGCTTCGACATCGCCGGCATCACGCCCGGACAGTACATTCTCATCGCCATCGACCATGGCTGGCAGATTAACTGGAGCGACCCGTCTACCCTGCGCCGTTACCTCACGCAAGGTACTCCCGTCGATCTCACTTCGTCCGAAAAGCTCAAACAAAAGATCGAGGCCCAAACCCCCTAACCTTGCAACATTCAGCTACAAGGTTCAACGGCATTGAGGCCTTTCGTCTCGTCTACAAGCGTTACTTTCTCTCGCCTGTGACCCAAGCATAGTAGGGATTGTTCCCATCTATGGCGAGAACTTCCTGAATCGTCTGCCTCCACTTTTCTCGATCCCCGTTATATGCAGCGAGACCGGCTGCATAGAAATTCAACAACACCTGACGTTGGCGGTCGATCTCCGGGCGTAAATTATCATCGGCATTAACCAGCGGAGGATCTGTGCGAAGAGCAAGCAACTCTGGCAGAACGCGAGAGATCTCTCGCGGGCGCACCCATGCAGCATATTCAATGCGTGGGTGATCGTCAGTCACCGGGTTGGCGCGTGCTGCATAGCGTTCCAAGCCGTCTCTGCCAGTGACCCACGTCGCCAACAAAGCCGCTGGGGAAGAAATCCCAACTGCCTTCAGCGGAGTACTCACACTGCTCTGCATAAAACGGCTGGTTATTTGATGGACGTCGAGGTCGATGGGCGAATAAGAACCAACCAGAAGCATCTCGTGCATTTCTGTGGTCCACAGGGTCGCATAGGGGAAAACATCGAGAAAGCTGCGCACAAGAGAACGTGTGTCCTCATCGTTCTGAGTGGCTAGTGGCAGCCATTGCGCAAAGAGACCATTTCGCTCAAGACGCCTACTAGCGAGCTTATAGAAGTCCGTTGAGTAAAGGTTGACAACTCCCTCTGCAGAAGGCGGCGGTGGCTCCAGCGTGATCAGATCATATCGTTCTGAACTATGCAGCAACTCTTGCCGCCCGTCACGGAGACGAATCTGCATTCCGGGATCGGAGCCTGCCTTATAGTTCTCTGGAAAGAGTTCTCCTGCGCGTACTACGGCCGGAAGCAACTCAACGCAGACCCTTCGATACAACTGTGGATAGTGCAGGACAGCTCCAGCAGTTATGCCGGTACCAAAGCCAATCACTAATGCAGAGCGTGGCTCGCCCCGATGAATAATCAGGGGCAGCATGGCCTGTAGACGCATATAACGGAGAGATGGCATGGCATCGCCGGAATTGGAAACGCCCTGGATGTAGAGTCGCCGAAACACGTTGTCACCCGAACGTTGTTCGGCGACCGCAACTGTTGCGCCTCGGCTCTCCTGGTAGAAGATCAGATTACCTCCTCCGCGTGTTGTAAGGAGTAATCTTGCCAGACGATCCTGAGGCGCGAGGATGCCTCCTATGATGGCAATCACTCCCAGGACGCAAACTGCGAGTTGCATTTTTCTGCTGACTGCCGAACCCAGCAGCACGGCCAGGACGCCAACTGTGGTTGCCAAAATCGCCAGTATGCTTAGCGTTCGCACGAGTCCGAGAATAGGTACCAACAGAAAGCCTGTCAGTAGAGTTCCAGCGATTCCGCCTGCAGTGTTCAACGCAAGGACAATACCAACATCCATTCCGGCGCGCGTCTCTCTGGCTGCCAGTCGCAGCACGGCCGGAAACGCAGCACCGAGCATGACTGTCGGAACGAAGACAATTCCCGTTGCCGCAACCGCGAAGTGCGTGCCCATGCGCGCAAATTCGCTGCCGGTGGCTGCGAAGGCGACGTTACCCGCCTCAATCTGAAATCGTAACTGCCAGAGGTCTAAACCAGCAATCTCGAACAAGGCAACTACTGCAGCTGCCGCGATGAGAAGACCGAACACTCCCCAGGGATCGCGTACCTTGTGGCTAAAGCGGGCATAGAGCGCGCTTCCAACGACAAGCCCGGCGAGATATGTCGCCAGCACCACGGAAAACGCAAAGACACGAGTGCTAAGGAACTGCGCCATAGCCTGCGACCAAACCACTTCATAGCCAAGCGCGATACCACCTGAAATAGCGTACAAAACCAGGGCGATGCCCGAGTTGTCGGAAGGGGAGTCCACGGCTTCAGCCTCTTTTACCTCGGTTTCTGTAAGGTCTGAAACAGCGCGCCGGACAAGAGCCATCGCCATACCTGCTGCTCCGAGATTGAGGAGAGCTGCAGCCAATGCCGTGTTGCGTACACCCAACCATGGTAAAAGAGCGAAAGAACTCAGCAGTACACCAGCGATACCACCAGCCGTATTGGCGGCGTAGATCCAACCTCCAGTCCTCGCAATCTGCACGAACCCATACACCTGCGATCGAACGGCGACAGGCAATGTTCCGCCCATCAGAAATGCTGGTGCTCCAACCAAAATGAATGGAAGCACCCACGCAAGAAGACCTGCTCGCGCCTCGATCGTCACAAAAAGTCCGGCTGAGTGCGCGAGAGAAATGGTGCTGAAAATACCGAGCGCCGCGATTCCGCCTTCTAAAATTGCGTAGAGAACAAGAGGCTTCGAGAACCTGTCCGTGAACCGGCCGAAAACAGCGCCACCAAGAGCTAGTCCGGCAAAGAAGGCGCTCACCGCAACCGTGATGGAATAGACTTCTACCCCAACAATTAGCGAGAGCTGTTTGATCCAGAGAATCTGGTAAATCAGCGCGGCTGTACCGGATAAGAAGAGCAGAAGGCCAAACAATATGGGTTGTGCATTGAACCCAATACCATCTGCTTGCTCAATCGCCGGGGCAGGCTTGCTGACGTTGCGATCTTTTGATTTCTTCCTGGAAGCAGCGTCAGATTTCACAGCCGACATGCGGGGATCCCTTTGAAAAATCGACCGGGTTCATTCACCATGATGAACCCGGTTGACCTATTCTGCTCGTTGTTCGTTCTTTCTTCCATCAAACTTAGCGCACACTTCGCCCCGACCTCACTGTTTGGGCTTCGGAGCCAGGTCTACAAACGCACCCGGATCGATCGTAAAGCTTGCAGGCGCCTGGCTTGGTGGAAATTCCTTGAACGTTTGTAACAGTTCACCCGCAATAATCTGTGACTGTGCAATCATGTAGGCGTTATGCACCTGCCAGTCGTCATACTGGTCTGAGACGAGCGGCGCTTTTTCATACGGATCCATACGCAAATTGATAAACAACGGAACTCGGGTACAGGTAAAGGGATTCGACCACACCTTGTAGCCCCCGATCTCTCGCTGTTCGCAGAAGACGAACTTCCAGTTCTCATGCCTTACGGCGACTAACAGTCCGTCGTCATTGAAATAGAAGAAATTCTTGCGCGGGGAGTGCTCTTCCTTCCCTTCCAGGTACGGCAGAATGTTGTAACCATCCAGATGGACTTTTTGCGCCATGCCACCAGGTCCGGCACCCTTCAAAAGCTGCGCCGTTATATTTGGATTGCCCGCTGCTGCCACTAACGTCGGGAACCAGTCCAGTCCGGAGACGATCTCGTTCGACCAGACATTCTCTTTGATATGTCCGGGCCAGCGGATCATAGCAGGGACTCGGAACGCGCCCTCCCAGTTCGAATTCTTCTCGTTTCGGAACGGGGTCATCGCTGCGTCAGGCCACGAAAACATATTTGGGCCGTTGTCCGTTGTGTAGAGGACGATCGTATCATTCGCAATTCCAAGATCATCCACCTTCTTCAGCAACTTCCCGACATCCTGGTCGTGCTCCCACATACCATCCATGTACTCGTTGCCCGGCATCCCGCTCTTACCTCGGAACTCCGGCCGCACATGGGTAAAGACGTGCATCCTCGTAAAGTTCATCCACACGAAGAACGGTTTGCTGGCCTTAGCCTGCCTATCCATAAAGTCCATAGCGGCGTTCGACGTCTCGTCATCGATCGTCTCCATACGCTTCATGTTCAGCGGCCCCGTATCTTCAATCTTTCCGTCGGCGAACGAGTGAAGGACACCGCGCGGGGCATACACCTTTAGGAAGACCGGATCGTCCTTGGGCCAGTACGGCATCTCTGGCTCCTGCTCCGCATTTAAGTGGTACAGGTTGCCGAAGAACTCATCGAAGCCATGCGCCGTCGGCAGAAACTCATCACGATCCCCCAGATGGTTCTTGCCAAACTGTGCGGTCGCATAGCCCAGCGGCTTTAACGCCGCCGCAATCGTTATGTCCCGTTTCTGAAGTCCCACAGGAGCACCCGGAATCCCCACCTTGGTCAGTCCGGTTCTAACGGCAAGTTGTCCGGTAATAAAGGTAGCTCGTCCTGCGGTGCAGCTATTCTCTGCGTAGTAGTCGGTGAACGTCATGCCATGTTCGCCGATGCTATCGATGTTCGGAGTCCTCATCCCCATCAGGCCTTGCGTGTAGCGACTGATGTTGCTCTGGCCAATGTCATCGCCGAAGATGACCAGAATGTTCGGTTTCTTGCCTTGTGCATTCGCTAGCTGCGCTAGAAACCCAACCATGAGCGCCAAGCACAGGCAAACGGTTGCACGCCGCACAGGAAGAGTTCGCCTTTGCAGTGCGAACCCCCAGGATTTTGAAAGCATGACGACTCCCTTCTCATTTCAACGTCCACAAAGGATCGTGCGAGAAACGGCAAGGCGGCCCGTCGTTCGAGACTGGATTATTAACTGATGACCTGATCAATCCTGATCAGCACCCGTGATAGCTGATCCCGAGCAGCCTTGAATTGCAATTCAAATCAATTCGATAAGGGCCCTGGGAAAAACTTCTTCAAACGTCAGAAAACGAAGTAGGGAGCTAAGCACCCAGAGCGAGAATTCTGCCGCAGCGGACACATCAAGTCAAGCGGGCCACCCTTTATTGCCACAAACTTCTGCCTTAAAGCTCATCTCTTTCAGTCGCTTACAACTTCTTTTCTCAGAAACTCCTAAATAGGTTGTTAAACCCAACAATGAGCTAAGCCATTAACATAAAAGCCACTTCGGTCTGTCATATCAATTCCGTTCAATTCTCCAAAATAGTAATAGGGAAAGAACACACGACGACAACCGCAATTCTCTGTTTAAAATCAACACTTTGTGGATAAGTCAATAAAACGGAATACTTAGCTGCAACCCACCAAGTGTAAGAAATAGCAAGACCTAGATCTTGGAACTAGGGGAAAGAGTATCTCCATAGATAAATCTAAGAGCGTCCGTAGTTTGAATCATTGAGGTCTTTTGGATATTGTTCCGTTCTAGGAGTCGCAGCTCGTCGAGGCTCAGGTTAGGACATCTCTAAACCTTGGGGGTTGCGGTGGCGGCTCGCGATTCGCTCTTGGCATTACAGAAGCAAATAGGCCAAACCGTACTCGGTCAGGAAGCCATGATCGAGCGTCTCTTGATTGGCTTGCTCGCCAACGGAAATCTCTTAGTCGAAGGCCTGCCGGGACTAGCCAAAACGAGGGCGATCAAAAAGTTGGGCAAGTTCCTCGATGCAGGTCTCTCGCGAATTCAATTTACTCCAGACCTTCTGCCCTCGGACATTACTGGATCTGAGATTTATTACAGTTCGGAGGGCAAGAGCGAATTCCGCTTTCAACCCGGACCAGTCTTCAACAACCTTGTCCTCGCCGATGAGATCAACCGCGCCCCTGCAAAGGTTCAGGCGGCGCTTCTGGAGGCAATGGAAGAACGGCAAGTTACGGTGGCAGGTAAGCCTCATGTTCTGCCGAAGCTGTTTCTTGTGATGGCAACACAGAATCCCATCGAACAGGAAGGAACGTATCCGCTACCAGAGGCGCAATTGGATCGTTTCTTGATGCATGTCTATGTCGACTACCCAGAAGAAAAGTCTGAGCGCGACATCATGTTGCTGGTGCGTGGGGAGGAAGCGGATACCGATACCGCGCCAACAGACGCAGCGATCGGCGAACGCACCTCGCAGGACGTGATCTTCGCAGCGCGGGCAGAGATTCACGCTATACACATGGCTTCGGCAGTCGAGCAATATATCGTCGCCCTGATTGAAGCCACGCGCTACCCCGAGCGATACGATAAAGACCTTCGCAGGTGGATTCAGATCGGAGCCAGCCCGCGCGGGACGATCGGCCTGGATAAATGTTCTCGCACCTATGCCTGGCTGAAGGGCCGTGACTATGTGAGCCCCGATGATGTGCAGGCGGTCGCGCACGACGTTCTCCGGCACCGCATCATGCTTAGTTATGACGCACAAGCAGAAGGTATTAAAGCGGATCAGGTCATTAATAAAGTTGTCGAGATGGTCGCCGTCGCATAAACAGGATCTCTTGCCATGGGAGCCTATGCCGAACTCGATTCGCTGGTTGCCCTGCAGTTCAAGGCGGGTGGCTTCACTTTGACGCACAACCAGCCCGTACATAGCTTGCTCTTTGGCAGGCGCACTTCACACGTGCGCGGTCGCGGTCTCGACTTCGAGGAGCTTCGCGGCTACGTCGCTGGCGACGACGTACGCAGCATCGACTGGCGAGTAACTGCGCGAATGCAGAAGCCCTATGTGCGCGTTTATTCCGAAGAGCGCGACCGGCCCACCATGTTGGTCGTCGACCAACGCATCAATATGTTCTTCGGGAGCAAGATTTCCATGAAATCTGTAGTCGCGGCAGAGGTCTCTGCTCTCGCTGCGTGGAGAGTCTTCCATCAGGGCGACCGTGTCGGCGCATTCGTTTTCAATGATGAAGTCACCGAAGAAGTGCGAATGCGCCGCAGTCGCGCCACTGTGCTTAGGATTCTTGACCGCATCTCCAATCAGAACCATCTGCTACGCAGCGACTCTAGTTCGCAACCCCTCCCCCAACGCCTGAATGAAGTGCTTGAATCTGTCGCTCGGGTCTGCCACCACGACGCACTCATTCTTATCGCTAGCGATTTCGACGGCGCCGATGAGGAAACACGCGATCTCTTATTGCACCTGTCGGGCTCGAACGACATCATCTGCTGCCTGACTTACGATCCTCTTGCCGTCCGCCTGCCCCCCGCCGACCAACTCGTCGTCAGCAACGGCGAGTTGCAGGTCGAGCTTCAACTGGGACAGGAGAAAGTGCGCAAAAGCATTCTTGAAGCTTCCGATAAGCGAATGACCACGATCCTCTCATGGCAGCATGAGTTGGGAGTTCCAGTTCTTCCTCTCAGCACTGCAGAAGACGTTCCGCAGCAGGTGCGGCACCTGCTGGGAAAGATTGCGAATCGAGGCAGGCGAATATGACAGCTCCGCTCGACAAACTGCACGACTTCTATCAACCGCCTCCGCCCGCGTGGACCCCACAGACCATCGGCTGGTACGTTCTCTTTGCAATTGCCGGATTACTCGTTTTATGGATCATCATTCACAGCATTCGCCGATGGTTAACCAACCGTTACCGGCGAGAGGCTCTCCGCGAACTGGAGCTACTTCCAGCGGATCAGTTCTCAGGCCTTCTCAAACGCACTGCGCTCGCCGCATGGCCGCGCGAGAAAGTTGCCTCGCTCAGCGGCGACGAGTGGCTAAATTTTCTAAACGAAACCAGCGGTGATCCCATGTTTCGTCAGGCTCCTGCTAACGGCATCGAAGAGGTGTCACTGCGACCAGCATCACTATCCGGCGCGGACGAGCAGCAGATGAGAAAGATCGCCGCAGAATGGATTCGGAGACACCATGTACAGACTTGAATATCCGTGGCTGCTTGCCTTGCTGCCACTGCCTCTTCTCGTCTACTGGCTCTTACCTCCCTATAAGGAGGAGCAAGATTCCCTGCGTCTGACGTTCTTTCATTACATCAGTTCAAGCCTCGGCCTCACACCCGAACCTGGAGCGGTCGTCCCCAAAACAAACTGGCTACAGAAGATCGTCGCTCCAATTTGCTGGTGCCTGATTCTTCTGGCGCTGGCTCGGCCCCAGTTGATTGAGCCTCCCATCCAGAAAATCGAGCCAGGGCGGGACCTCATGCTGGCCCTCGACATCTCTCAATCGATGGAAACACCGGATTTTCGCACACCCGAAGGTAAACGTCTGCGCCGCGTCGATGCAGTAAAACAAGTCGTTAGCGAATTCATTCGAAAGCGAAAAACTGATCGTATCGGTCTCATCGTCTTTGGTCAGGCTGCCTATCCGGTTACGCCTTTCACGCTTGACCATGACGCATGTCTGAAGATACTCGGCCAGACCGACGCCGGCATGGCCGGTCCTCAGACGATGATCGGCGATGCTATTGGTCTCGCAATCAAGCAGTTCGATCATAGCG encodes:
- a CDS encoding AAA family ATPase, which produces MAARDSLLALQKQIGQTVLGQEAMIERLLIGLLANGNLLVEGLPGLAKTRAIKKLGKFLDAGLSRIQFTPDLLPSDITGSEIYYSSEGKSEFRFQPGPVFNNLVLADEINRAPAKVQAALLEAMEERQVTVAGKPHVLPKLFLVMATQNPIEQEGTYPLPEAQLDRFLMHVYVDYPEEKSERDIMLLVRGEEADTDTAPTDAAIGERTSQDVIFAARAEIHAIHMASAVEQYIVALIEATRYPERYDKDLRRWIQIGASPRGTIGLDKCSRTYAWLKGRDYVSPDDVQAVAHDVLRHRIMLSYDAQAEGIKADQVINKVVEMVAVA
- a CDS encoding fused MFS/spermidine synthase, with product MSAVKSDAASRKKSKDRNVSKPAPAIEQADGIGFNAQPILFGLLLFLSGTAALIYQILWIKQLSLIVGVEVYSITVAVSAFFAGLALGGAVFGRFTDRFSKPLVLYAILEGGIAALGIFSTISLAHSAGLFVTIEARAGLLAWVLPFILVGAPAFLMGGTLPVAVRSQVYGFVQIARTGGWIYAANTAGGIAGVLLSSFALLPWLGVRNTALAAALLNLGAAGMAMALVRRAVSDLTETEVKEAEAVDSPSDNSGIALVLYAISGGIALGYEVVWSQAMAQFLSTRVFAFSVVLATYLAGLVVGSALYARFSHKVRDPWGVFGLLIAAAAVVALFEIAGLDLWQLRFQIEAGNVAFAATGSEFARMGTHFAVAATGIVFVPTVMLGAAFPAVLRLAARETRAGMDVGIVLALNTAGGIAGTLLTGFLLVPILGLVRTLSILAILATTVGVLAVLLGSAVSRKMQLAVCVLGVIAIIGGILAPQDRLARLLLTTRGGGNLIFYQESRGATVAVAEQRSGDNVFRRLYIQGVSNSGDAMPSLRYMRLQAMLPLIIHRGEPRSALVIGFGTGITAGAVLHYPQLYRRVCVELLPAVVRAGELFPENYKAGSDPGMQIRLRDGRQELLHSSERYDLITLEPPPPSAEGVVNLYSTDFYKLASRRLERNGLFAQWLPLATQNDEDTRSLVRSFLDVFPYATLWTTEMHEMLLVGSYSPIDLDVHQITSRFMQSSVSTPLKAVGISSPAALLATWVTGRDGLERYAARANPVTDDHPRIEYAAWVRPREISRVLPELLALRTDPPLVNADDNLRPEIDRQRQVLLNFYAAGLAAYNGDREKWRQTIQEVLAIDGNNPYYAWVTGERK
- a CDS encoding DUF4381 domain-containing protein, giving the protein MTAPLDKLHDFYQPPPPAWTPQTIGWYVLFAIAGLLVLWIIIHSIRRWLTNRYRREALRELELLPADQFSGLLKRTALAAWPREKVASLSGDEWLNFLNETSGDPMFRQAPANGIEEVSLRPASLSGADEQQMRKIAAEWIRRHHVQT
- a CDS encoding arylsulfatase; protein product: MVGFLAQLANAQGKKPNILVIFGDDIGQSNISRYTQGLMGMRTPNIDSIGEHGMTFTDYYAENSCTAGRATFITGQLAVRTGLTKVGIPGAPVGLQKRDITIAAALKPLGYATAQFGKNHLGDRDEFLPTAHGFDEFFGNLYHLNAEQEPEMPYWPKDDPVFLKVYAPRGVLHSFADGKIEDTGPLNMKRMETIDDETSNAAMDFMDRQAKASKPFFVWMNFTRMHVFTHVRPEFRGKSGMPGNEYMDGMWEHDQDVGKLLKKVDDLGIANDTIVLYTTDNGPNMFSWPDAAMTPFRNEKNSNWEGAFRVPAMIRWPGHIKENVWSNEIVSGLDWFPTLVAAAGNPNITAQLLKGAGPGGMAQKVHLDGYNILPYLEGKEEHSPRKNFFYFNDDGLLVAVRHENWKFVFCEQREIGGYKVWSNPFTCTRVPLFINLRMDPYEKAPLVSDQYDDWQVHNAYMIAQSQIIAGELLQTFKEFPPSQAPASFTIDPGAFVDLAPKPKQ
- a CDS encoding vWA domain-containing protein gives rise to the protein MYRLEYPWLLALLPLPLLVYWLLPPYKEEQDSLRLTFFHYISSSLGLTPEPGAVVPKTNWLQKIVAPICWCLILLALARPQLIEPPIQKIEPGRDLMLALDISQSMETPDFRTPEGKRLRRVDAVKQVVSEFIRKRKTDRIGLIVFGQAAYPVTPFTLDHDACLKILGQTDAGMAGPQTMIGDAIGLAIKQFDHSEAKQRVLVLLTDGNDTGSRMPPRKAAEIARQNGITIHVVGLGDPHATGEYKVDYAALNDIAKATGGQVFHGENRVELEKAYATLDKITPQNFKTLSYQPRRELFMIPLAAAVVLLVGYHLLMLIVSLLARLFSRRRESDETETSAVLKVNV
- a CDS encoding DUF58 domain-containing protein, which produces MGAYAELDSLVALQFKAGGFTLTHNQPVHSLLFGRRTSHVRGRGLDFEELRGYVAGDDVRSIDWRVTARMQKPYVRVYSEERDRPTMLVVDQRINMFFGSKISMKSVVAAEVSALAAWRVFHQGDRVGAFVFNDEVTEEVRMRRSRATVLRILDRISNQNHLLRSDSSSQPLPQRLNEVLESVARVCHHDALILIASDFDGADEETRDLLLHLSGSNDIICCLTYDPLAVRLPPADQLVVSNGELQVELQLGQEKVRKSILEASDKRMTTILSWQHELGVPVLPLSTAEDVPQQVRHLLGKIANRGRRI
- a CDS encoding carboxypeptidase-like regulatory domain-containing protein, which translates into the protein MSQLAANLRIALLTILALCCVVVPDGTASAQTTTKPSPYRITGTVVSSTDGSPVRHCHLTPSLANATAPGPGVMGARATGRGGGPPNRFSPVVANNSVDADDNGHFSITLPSPGAWTLTANARGYASGAYEQHQEYSSSIVLTPEAPTYDLVFHLSPEASITGIVLDEAGEPVRNAQVALHIVPAPLPDGSQPQVGGVRGFTQTDDRGIYEFANLLPEDNFRITVQARPWYAATAQQGRGNNVTDTSSTLDPSLDVTYPLLWFPGVDDPTQAETITVHAGETYQADFHLTPIPSIHLRILTPASVDANGRAIPAFPVFERIIPGGGGNFGGGGLMPIVNMNQPGGQMEVSGLSPGTYQVRVQSQNGGPPRSAVVEITSGSVRTLDMSAISSSTANVTILLDGLPDSGPGENSIQVSLTDTETGQQFFPTNGPMNNFAGPANQRRRPGSPPPDRPAPRRGRVIEVPPGQYEVSLFAGRANAYLTAITAQSADVHGRHVTVRAGDSTLTLHVAAGLATLTGNVSLHDKPTVGATVLLVPASLGDPGSFASIGQDQSNTDGSFDIAGITPGQYILIAIDHGWQINWSDPSTLRRYLTQGTPVDLTSSEKLKQKIEAQTP